In a genomic window of Trichoderma atroviride chromosome 4, complete sequence:
- a CDS encoding uncharacterized protein (BUSCO:EOG092D1J1B~MEROPS:MER0001877) has product MSARPATPASPKNAKIKSPSPGNPVFGCEHVQLLLSQSQEVMNSSIAHYKMILRGIFDTSPIIPQTSTNPEGRPVTSLTSNYLCLQCPVTVEEADRLDHGTEKLHRFYVDSRNGSLYCQICDDFVWDPTFEELRVRKIGTGTFSMNRKRKHDELFADSGKEDPRLISANTVAASCRASGLRGIYNAGATCYQNVVLQSFLHNPLLRNFYLSDGHQSGDCSIPYCLSCAMDDMFQDFYALESTNGYTAASILSGFWISEKKAFENLVTTKEQDAHEFFQFLAEELHERNGDGKRPQSGSEHTCSCIIHQTFYGKMQTTTTCQNCGGQTHAVQSFLDLSLGVDTLAQRRAKKTGQKLPALTLNDCLDEEYVKSDKCEYRCHSCASIQQARRYTNIKRLPNVLSVQLKRFEMKQGKHDRSASKIDNTVRFPLQLNMLPYTNRARSRDSRENMELERSCTYDLLSVVVHVGEIETGHYVSYCRVGDQWFKFNDHKVELAKVSDVLGAQAYLLFYIIRSLA; this is encoded by the exons ATGTCCGCTCGACCAGCGACTCCCGCATCGCCCAAAAATGCAAAGATCAAATCTCCCTCGCCGGGCAATCCAGTATTCGGCTGCG AGCATGTCCAGCTCCTTCTTTCGCAGAGCCAAGAAGTTATGAACAGCTCCATAGCTCATTACAAGATGATACTTCGAGGAATCTTCGACACAAGCCCCATCATTCCCCAGACGTCAACGAACCCGGAAGGCCGACCCGTTACTTCGCTCACCTCGAATTATCTATGTCTACAATGTCCTGTGACGGTGGAGGAAGCCGATCGACTAGACCATGGGACCGAAAAACTACATCGATTCT ACGTTGACTCTCGCAACGGCTCACTCTATTGTCAGATATGTGATGACTTTGTTTGGGACCCTACGTTTGAGGAGCTCAGAGTGCGAAAGATAGGAACTGGGACATTTTCAA TGAACCGAAAACGAAAGCACGACGAACTATTTGCAGACTCGGGAAAAGAGGATCCTCGCCTCATCTCGGCCAACACAGTCGCTGCATCATGCCGCGCAAGTGGACTTCGTGGCATCTACAACGCAGGGGCAACCTGCTACCAGAACGTCGTGCTTCAGAGCTTCCTCCACAATCCTCTCCTGCGCAATTTTTATCTTAGCGACGGACACCAGAGCGGCGACTGTAGCATCCCGTACTGCCTAAGCTGTGCTATGGATGACATGTTCCAGGATTTCTATGCTCTGGAAAGTACCAATGGCTATACAGCGGCCAGTATCCTCTCTGGATTTTGGATttcggagaagaaggctttTGAGAATCTCGTCACGACCAAGGAGCAGGATGCCCATGAGTTTTTCCAATTTCTGGCAGAAGAATTGCACGAGCGAAACGGCGACGGCAAAAGGCCACAGAGTGGAAGTGAGCACACATGCAGTTGCATTATCCATCAAACATTCTACGGCAAAATGCAAACAACCACAACATGCCAGAATTGTGGCGGCCAGACACATGCTGTCCAATCGTTCCTAGATCTCAGTCTAGGCGTCGATACTTTGGCACAGAGACGAGCCAAGAAGACGGGACAGAAGCTGCCTGCGCTGACACTGAACGACTGCTTGGACGAGGAGTATGTCAAGTCGGACAAGTGCGAGTACAGGTGCCACAGCTGCGCATCAATACAGCAGGCACGAAGATATACCAACATTAAACGCCTACCAAACGTGCTGTCTGTCCAACTCAAG AGATTCGAGATGAAACAGGGGAAACACGACCGATCTGCCTCCAAGATTGACAACACTGTCCGTTTTCCACTACAGCTAAATATGCTTCCCTACACCAATCGTGCTCGCAGTCGTGATAGTCGCGAGAATATGGAATTGGAGAGATCATGCACATATGATCTTTTGAGCGTCGTTGTTCACGTTGGCGAGATTGAGACAGGACACTATGTGTCATATTGCCGAGTTGGAGACCAG TGGTTCAAATTCAACGATCACAAGGTAGAGTTGGCCAAGGTATCAGATGTGCTTGGGGCCCAGGCATATTTGCTATTCTACATAATTCGATCACTGGCTTAA